Proteins encoded within one genomic window of Geminocystis sp. M7585_C2015_104:
- a CDS encoding serine/threonine protein kinase, which yields MSHGAVDELIPPPYQLVKKLGSGSFGHVYLVTGRQGRQYCVIKQLHPVSNAPNFLKQARRLFQKEAEVLKKLNHPQIPKLIDYFEYNGDFYLVEEYIEGHTLRQELIPNQPLPEEKVVEILQQGLEILRYIHSLGVIHRDVKPDNFIRRRQDNQLVLIDFGAVKEFNLEQSRLINPTVALGTRGYMPTEQARGKPHKNSDIYALGVIAIEALTGKNPLQLEEDEGGELIWRPFATVSPPLADIISKMVRYNCKQRYQAAEEVIADLEAWRQQKARRYLQATDAPLPSYASPQSSISNKRHPLKNWLQSPVGSTFLTASIISVIATGGVYYLNQQERARLEAERSAFLASLEEKYNAHDYTACFEQAEERLNQKDNKIPTSDLSEYIGKCRLEEGKKLAQFAEYAKALEIVSKITPSNRYYQSAASLSDQWSREVFKKAEKLYTEEGKLEEALKEIDSIPDNDVKKASLVIVSQWQEEYKRNSYLVAQAEKDLEYGNCKEAMANAAKIVGSNYWLLQGKKIVDKAHKCLEDQSKETGKNPDNNPDKNNSKPDGVIDVCDTILCPN from the coding sequence ATGTCCCACGGCGCCGTTGATGAGCTCATACCCCCTCCCTATCAGCTGGTCAAAAAACTGGGCAGCGGCAGTTTCGGCCATGTGTATTTAGTAACCGGGCGGCAGGGTCGACAATACTGTGTCATCAAACAGTTGCATCCTGTCTCCAATGCCCCCAACTTTCTCAAACAGGCCAGGAGACTATTCCAAAAAGAGGCAGAGGTTTTAAAAAAACTCAATCACCCCCAGATTCCCAAGCTGATAGACTATTTTGAATACAACGGTGACTTCTACCTGGTGGAGGAGTACATCGAGGGGCACACCCTCCGACAGGAATTAATACCTAATCAACCCTTGCCAGAAGAAAAGGTTGTCGAAATACTACAACAGGGTTTAGAAATTTTGAGGTACATTCATAGCCTGGGGGTGATACATAGAGACGTAAAACCTGACAATTTTATCCGCCGCCGTCAGGACAACCAACTAGTTTTGATTGACTTTGGTGCTGTCAAGGAGTTCAATCTAGAACAGAGTCGTCTGATAAACCCCACTGTAGCCCTGGGCACCCGTGGCTATATGCCCACCGAACAGGCACGGGGGAAACCCCACAAAAACAGTGATATATACGCTCTGGGAGTAATTGCCATTGAGGCTTTGACGGGGAAAAATCCCCTCCAGCTGGAAGAAGATGAAGGAGGAGAACTAATTTGGCGTCCTTTTGCCACCGTTTCTCCACCCCTAGCAGACATTATCTCCAAAATGGTGCGTTACAACTGCAAACAACGGTACCAGGCCGCCGAGGAGGTGATTGCCGACTTAGAGGCATGGCGGCAACAGAAAGCAAGGAGGTATCTCCAAGCCACCGACGCCCCATTGCCATCATATGCCTCCCCCCAGTCCTCAATCTCCAATAAACGCCATCCCCTGAAAAACTGGTTACAGTCTCCTGTCGGCTCAACTTTTTTAACTGCCTCCATCATATCTGTAATTGCCACCGGCGGTGTGTATTATCTGAACCAACAGGAAAGAGCAAGACTAGAAGCCGAAAGAAGCGCTTTTTTGGCCTCCCTTGAGGAGAAGTACAATGCCCACGATTATACGGCTTGTTTTGAACAGGCAGAAGAAAGACTCAATCAAAAAGACAATAAAATTCCCACCTCCGACTTATCCGAATACATCGGTAAGTGTCGTCTGGAAGAGGGCAAAAAACTGGCACAATTTGCCGAATACGCCAAAGCCCTGGAAATAGTTAGCAAGATAACCCCCAGTAATAGATACTATCAGTCTGCCGCCAGCCTATCTGATCAGTGGAGTAGGGAGGTTTTTAAAAAGGCAGAAAAACTTTACACCGAGGAGGGGAAATTAGAAGAGGCCCTCAAGGAAATAGACTCTATTCCCGACAATGATGTCAAAAAGGCCTCTCTTGTTATAGTCAGTCAGTGGCAAGAAGAATACAAACGCAACAGTTATCTTGTTGCCCAGGCAGAGAAAGACTTAGAATACGGTAATTGTAAAGAAGCAATGGCTAACGCAGCCAAAATCGTGGGCTCTAATTATTGGCTTTTACAAGGCAAAAAAATTGTAGACAAAGCCCACAAGTGTCTAGAAGATCAGTCCAAGGAAACTGGCAAAAATCCCGATAACAACCCCGATAAAAACAATTCAAAACCCGATGGTGTGATTGACGTCTGTGACACTATCTTGTGTCCTAATTAG